Proteins encoded within one genomic window of Streptomyces taklimakanensis:
- a CDS encoding RNA polymerase sigma factor translates to MRKAPDEPDEPDEERLVRLVAKGDRAAFEELYRRTSPWMAVRLRRRCADEQIVAEVMQETYLAVWRAAGAFAGTAAGGTAVGWLWTIAARRLVDAFRRRAHHAEPPPAAAVPDVAPAAEEEALAASVGGDIGDALRRLAPELRQVLQAMVLDGLSVRETAVLLGLPEGTVKTRARRARIAMRRALT, encoded by the coding sequence GTGAGGAAGGCACCGGACGAGCCGGACGAGCCGGACGAGGAGCGTCTCGTCCGGCTGGTGGCCAAGGGCGACCGTGCCGCGTTCGAGGAGCTGTACCGGCGTACGTCGCCGTGGATGGCGGTACGGCTGCGTCGCCGCTGTGCGGACGAACAGATCGTGGCGGAGGTCATGCAGGAGACCTACTTGGCGGTGTGGCGCGCGGCGGGCGCGTTCGCCGGCACCGCGGCCGGAGGAACGGCCGTCGGTTGGCTGTGGACGATCGCTGCGCGCCGCCTCGTCGACGCGTTCCGGCGCAGGGCCCACCACGCGGAGCCGCCGCCGGCCGCCGCCGTGCCCGACGTGGCGCCCGCCGCCGAGGAGGAGGCGCTCGCGGCGAGCGTCGGCGGTGACATCGGGGACGCGCTGCGGCGCCTCGCACCGGAGTTGAGACAGGTACTGCAGGCCATGGTGCTCGACGGGCTGTCGGTCCGGGAGACCGCGGTCCTGCTCGGACTGCCCGAGGGCACGGTCAAGACCCGTGCCCGCCGGGCCCGGATCGCGATGCGGAGGGCGCTGACATGA
- a CDS encoding LysR family transcriptional regulator has protein sequence MVAGEATEKPVGTCVTSSTEPSIHQLRLFLALSEELHFGHAAARLFITQSALSQQIRNLEKRLGVALFERSSRTVALTAAGRALLPEVRAAVEAMVRLRRAATAQRRHLSGRLRVGTIGAEAAMPHARAVLRALHRRHPHLEVEVLGLNFVDQLDALYRREADVAFLRPPVPDGIEVHHLATEPRVACLPSGDPLTARPRITLDQLAGYPVVDVPPRVPRVWWDFWAVDPRPDGTPVRYGPVAADLEALLHTVAQGEAMAFLPAAARDLFRRPGVDYVDVDGLPPCTSALAWVAEHRDNPAVTAVRQAAQSTPHNGAHP, from the coding sequence ATGGTTGCAGGTGAGGCGACAGAAAAGCCCGTCGGTACGTGCGTGACGTCATCGACGGAACCCAGCATTCACCAGTTGCGATTGTTCCTGGCATTGAGTGAGGAGTTGCATTTCGGCCATGCCGCGGCACGGTTGTTCATTACGCAATCGGCCCTCAGCCAGCAGATCCGTAATCTCGAGAAGCGTCTTGGAGTGGCGCTTTTCGAGCGCTCCAGCCGGACGGTCGCCCTCACCGCGGCCGGCCGGGCGCTACTGCCCGAGGTCCGGGCGGCCGTCGAGGCGATGGTGCGGCTGCGGCGGGCCGCGACCGCGCAGCGGCGTCACCTCTCCGGCCGGCTACGGGTGGGCACCATCGGCGCGGAGGCGGCCATGCCGCACGCCCGCGCCGTACTCCGGGCGCTGCACCGCCGGCACCCCCACCTGGAGGTGGAGGTCCTCGGCCTGAACTTCGTCGACCAACTGGATGCCCTGTACCGGCGGGAGGCCGACGTGGCCTTCCTGCGGCCGCCGGTTCCCGATGGCATCGAGGTGCACCACCTGGCGACCGAACCCCGAGTGGCCTGCCTGCCCAGTGGTGACCCGCTGACGGCCCGGCCCCGGATCACCCTCGACCAACTCGCCGGATACCCGGTCGTCGACGTCCCCCCTCGGGTGCCGCGGGTGTGGTGGGACTTCTGGGCGGTGGACCCGCGCCCCGACGGCACCCCGGTGCGGTACGGGCCCGTCGCCGCGGACCTGGAAGCCCTGCTGCACACCGTGGCACAGGGCGAGGCCATGGCCTTCCTGCCGGCCGCCGCCCGCGACCTCTTCCGCCGCCCCGGCGTCGACTACGTCGACGTCGACGGCCTGCCGCCGTGCACCTCGGCCCTGGCCTGGGTGGCCGAACACCGCGACAACCCCGCCGTCACCGCCGTACGACAAGCCGCACAGTCGACTCCGCACAACGGCGCCCACCCGTAA